ACAAAATTGTAATCAACATTTAAATATGGAAATTTTAATCCTGCATCTTTTAACTCAATTGAACCAAAACTATTAAAATCATTTAAACTTCCGGAAACTGTAAATTCTCCCTTGGCTTTTCCTCTAATTGTAGAAAGTACGTTTCTACCTAATGGACTTAATGATGCTAGTCTAAGATTGTTTAATGATACTTTTAAATCTATTTTTGAGTCTGAAAAATTATTTTCATCAACTAATATCTCTCCGTGAGCATCAATATTTTGAGTGGCTTTGTTACTTATATTAAAGTTTAAGTTATAGCCCAACTCCTTATCATTAGGTTCAATACTAGTGACCATGTTTCCGTAGTCTACTCCATTGATTTTTAATTTTTCTACTTTAAGAGATCCATTGGGTTTTAGCAATGTATTTTTTTCTTTAAAAAACACCTCTCCACTGGCTATTCCTCCAACGTTTAAACTATCAATACTAGGAAGTATTTCTTCTAAATTTATTTTTGTTAGTGATAGTTTTAAATTTTTAGAATGATCTTTTTTTACAGCTCCATCAAATTCAAATTCTTGTTCTCCATTAGCAAAAGAAATTTCGTAAAAATCCCAATCTCCAGTTTCGTAGTTATAATGAATTTTATTTCGCTTTTTTTCTAAGTTTACCCATAAAGAATTTAGATATTTAAAGTAAACACTTTCAATTCCTAAAGAAACAGCTTTATCTTCTGTGGTTAAATAAAAAACCGCTCGGTTGTTAATTTTATCACTTTGAAAATTAGATCTTACAAACAAAGTATCATTTACTTTTTTTCCTAAAAGTGATAAATCTTCGTAAACCTGCTTTTTAAATTTAAATTTTTGAATAGAAATATTAGAGTTAATCCATTGGTTAGAATTGTCTAAAGTTATCTCTAGGCTGTCGACTTTTAAGTCTTCTGAACTGATACTTGGAATTTTAGCAAAAATGGCCCCTTTATCTCCTTTAGCATCTAAAACACCAGACATGGTTAAATTATTATCTAACCAAAATTGATCTGTAAACACTTTTACAATGGTTGGATAAACTTGCATTTTAAACACTAGTGTTTGATTGGCAATTTCTGATCTTATTTGTGTTCCTGGTATAAACTTATACAAAGCATTTTCTGCCAAAACTTTTAAATCTTCAAAATTAAAAGCACCTTCTCCTTCAAGACTTAAAATATCTTTTGACTCTATAAAAATGTTTTTATCTTTTCCTTTAGATTGTAGCGATACTTTCATATCACTTAAGTTTAAAGAATCTTTTGGGGTTTCTACATATATATCTGAAATCAATCCGTCTAAAGTAAATTCATTGGGTTTATTAATTAATTTTAACTTTCCAACTCCTGTTACGTTATTTTGAAAATGATTCCCTTCAGGAAAAAGACTTGCTATTTTAGCTTTTGTTACTTCTAAGTCAAGATTGTATTCTTCCCTTTTATTTGTTTTGTTTTGATTGATTTTAATAGTGAACGTTAAGAGCGTATCTTTAGATTCAAAATCTGCAGTAAAAGAATTTTTATCAATATGAAAATCTATACTTGATTTTGATAATTTTATTTTTTTGTATTGAAGGTTTTTAAAGTTTAAACTTGCATTTACATCAAGATTTTTTTGACCAATATTTCCTTTAACCTCTCCTGTAAAATTAATATTTCTAAATCCTTCTAATTGTTTTACCTCTTGAGCAAATCCCTCAGAAATTAAAACTTTTAATTGTTTGTCTGGAGTATTTAATTGATTAATAAAACCATCTAACTTAACATTACCTATATTGGTTTTGGCTTCTCCTTTAACAATTAATTTTTCTAGACTTACTTCTAAATCTCCATTAAAATTTACATTTTTAATTCCTACATAATCTTCTGGTAAACTTTTGCTATATGGACTTGGTACAATTTTTTTTAAGACCTGAGTTTTTATATCAACATTTCCTTTTGCAATTCTAAATCTTAAATCATCTCTATCTTCAATACTGTTTGTTAAAAACAAATCTCCTTCTAAAATTAAAGACTCATCGTTAGAAACCATTTTGGTGTTGGTTAACCTAAGATTATTTAACGTTCCTTCTACCTTTGAACTAATATCTAGTTTTTCGTAACTATTAAAATGAGGATAAATTTTATCTATATCTTCTAAAGAAACCTCCCCGTGATGAACCTCTCCATTTAATTTCACTTTTTTAACAAAATCAGAAAAATCTGATGGTCCATAACTAAAAACTACATCTAAATTTAAATCGGAATGATTGGTGAGAATATGAGTATTATCAAAACGCATTTCAGACAAAGAATACTTAAAGTCTGTCGCTAATTTTTGATATTTAATTTTATATACATCTTCAAAACTTAAAGAATCTGTTAAAACCTCTACATTAGGTCCTTCTATTTTTAATGTTTTTATATGTCCTGATACTTGATTAAAATTTACAACATAATCATTATTCTTAGTTAAAGCATATCCTAAATTACTTGTTAAAACTTCGTTAAAATTTAACACCAAAGGCTTTGTACCTTTTTTACTTTTACCAAATTTAGATGAGAAAATAGTTAAACTACCTGAATCTTCTCCAGGATAAATAATATCGTTTACCCCTCCATTACTAACTTCTACATCAGCAAATGATAGAATTTTATTTTTTAAATTATGTAAATCAACCAACCTCCCTTTGGTATCTTCTGCATAAATAAGGGTGTCTTGATGGTGATCTCTAATTAAAAAGTTATGGATTTCAAATTCACCAAAAGGATTAACCTGAATTGCTTCTACATGAAAAGAAACATCAAAATCATCTTCTAAGTACTTGAAAATGCGCTCGGTTATTAAAAGTTGAGTTTTACCAAATTGCAAACAAATAACTAGCAAAAGTAGTAGTGTAACTACTGCTAGTAAAAATCGACCGAGTATTTTTATTATTGTTTTTATAAACCTAAATTTGTGGCACTAAATTAGTTAATTTAACTTTAATTATGCTTGATAAAACCTACATCTTAGCAATAGAATCTTCTTGCGATGACACCAGTGCTTCTGTAATATGTAACGAACAGATTCTTTCTAATATTGTAGCCAATCAAGAGGTACATGCAAAATATGGTGGTGTGGTTCCAGAACTAGCTTCTAGAGCGCATCAACAAAATATTTTACCTGTGGTAGAAATGGCCTTAAAACAAGCCAATATTACTAAAGAACAATTAAATGCTATTGCGTTTACACAGGGACCTGGCTTAATGGGATCTTTATTAGTGGGAACATCTTTTGCAAAATCTATGGCTTTGGCTTTAGAAATTCCATTGATTGCCATTAACCACATGCAAGCTCATATTCTTGCTCATTTTATTGATGATGCCAACGAACAAAAACCTACTTTTCCGTTTTTATGTTTAACCATTAGTGGTGGACATACTCAGATTGTAAAAATCAATGATTATTTTAACATGGAAATTTTAGGAGAAACCATTGATGATGCTGTAGGAGAAGCTTATGATAAAACTGCTAAAATTTTAGGACTACCTTACCCTGGTGGACCTTTAATTGATAAATACGCTCAAACAGGAGAAGCTGTTTATACATTTTCTAAACCAAAAGTAAAAGAACATCACTTTAGTTTTAGTGGATTAAAAACTGGGATTCTATATTTTATTCAAAAACAAGTAAAAGAGAATCCTAATTTTATTGAGGAAAATCTTGAAAACATCTGTGCTAGTGTTCAAAACACAATTGCAGAAATTTTGATGGATAAAATTAAAAAGGCTGTAAAAGAAACTGGTATCAAACAAATTGCTATTGCTGGTGGAGTTTCTGCTAATTCTGAAATTAGAAAACGACTTACCAACGCCCAAAAACATTTTGGATGGACTAGTTACATTCCTAAATTTGAATACACTACAGACAATGCTGCCATGATTGCTGTAACTGCCTATCAAAAATATAGATTAGGATTGTTTGATGACCAAAGTATTACTGCAAACCCAAGACTTAAAGTAACTTCTTAAAAGTTTATACTTTATAAGTAATTGCATTGATATTCATTCCAGCTCCAACTGATGCAAAAATAACTATATCGTCTTTGGCTATTGAATGATTTTCTAACTCATTATTTAACACCATATCATACAAAATAGGCACTGTAGCTACTGAATTATTCCCAAGTTTTTGAATAGACATTGGCATTACATGCTTTTTAACTGGCTTTCTATAAAGTCTATATAACCTTTTTACTATAGCCTCGTCCATTTTTTCGTTTGCTTGATGTAAAAAGATTTGATTGATATCATCAATATCTAAACCTCTTTTGTCCATCGCAGCTTTTATGGCTGCTGGAACATTTACCAAAGCAAACTCATATATTTTACGCCCTAACATTTTAATATAATTAATGTCTTGATCTTGGTCTTTATTAAAAGTAGCGCCAGAATATAAGTATCCTGCTTCCTCAATAGCATAAGTTTGAGCAGCACTACTTAAAATTCCTCTTTCTTTATCTTCTAATTTTAACTCTATAATTGTAGCTCCCGCACCATCAGCAAAAATCATACTGTCTCTATCACTGTTATCAACTACTCTTGATAAAGTTTCAGCACCAATAACTAATGCTTTTTTTGCCTCACCAGCTTTTATAGCTTGATTAGCTTGAATCATAGCTTGTACCCAACCTGGACACCCAAATAATATATCGTAGGCAACACAATTTGGATTTTGAATTCCTAACTTCTTTTTAACTCTTGTAGCAAGACTTGGTAACATATCTCCTTGAATACTTCCCTTTTTAACGTCTCCAAAATTATGAGCCACAATAATTAAATCTAATTCTTCTTGATTGATATTGGCATTTTGAATTGCTTTTAAAGAAGCTTCATAGGCTAAATCAGAAGTATTTACTTTGTCTTCTGCATACCTTCTCTCTTCAATTCCTGTTATAGCTTGGAATTTTTCGATAATTTCTTCATTTTCTTTTTCAAATAAAGTTCCGTCTTCATTTAAAAAAACATGGTTACTAAAATCGTTATTCTTTACTACTTTATTTGGAATTGCACTACCTGTACCAGTAATGATTACATTTTTATACATACGCTATAAATATCAAAAACCAGCGTTACTTCGTAACGCTGGCTCAAATGTAAATATATTTTTAGGATTAGTACTCGTAAATATCTCCTAAATCAAAAGAGATAGAGAATCTAAGGGTGTTTTCAAGCGGATTGTTAACTACAGCGTTACTTGCCAAATACGAAAGATCAACATTAAAAGAACTTGCTTTAAAACCAGCTCCTAGGGTAAAAAAGTTTCTATTCCCTTTATTTTCATTTTCTTTAAAATAACCTGCTCTAAACGCAAAAGCATTGTTATATAAATATTCTGCTCCAATTCCAATGGTAACCTCTTGTAATTCTTCTTTAAAACCTCCTGGTGCATCAGAAAAAGAAGCAAACATTCCTTGTAAAAAGTTTTTATCATCTCCTCCAACAGCTGGAACTAAAAGTTTTGTGAATTCTAAGGTTACCCCTAATTGATTAAAATCATCAACAATAAAGTCAAAACCACCTCCTAATTTTAAGTTTGTTGGTAGAAAACCTTCTCCTGATAAAACAGTTACTTTTGGACCAACATTACTAATATTAAAACCTGCTCTAGCAACTCCATTAAATCCGTTAAATGCCATTTCATTAGACATATAATATCCTGAGATATCAACAGCAAATGCATTTGTAGGTTCATTATCATTAAGATTTGTTCCCGAAATAGTTAAATCAGAACGGACATATCTTAAGGCAACAGCCATAGAATAATTATTACTTAACTTTAAAGAATAAGCTCCATCAATCGCCAACTCGTAAGGTGATGCAGTTGTAGATGCAGAATTACCATCTTGTGTTATTTGTACTTCTCCGTAATTAAAATATTTAATTCCACCTCCAAAAGCACTTCTTTCATCTATTCTTTGTTGGTAACTTATATTTCCAACATAAATATCGTCGGTTAAGTTTCTTAACCAAGGGGTATAGTTTACAGAGGCAGTTACTTCTTTTTTGTGAAATACCATTTTTGCTGCGTTATGGTATATTGCATTTCCATCAGCCGTAGATGCAACTCCTACATCTCCCATACCTGCTGCTCTTGCATCTGTAACAATATTTAAAAATGGTGCTACAGTTGTAATGGTGTTATTTTGAGCATAAGCTTGAAGCCCTAAAACGGCTAACAGCAAGGTAAAGTGATTCTTTAACTTCATAAAATTCATATAGTTTGTCTAGTTTTTTACAATATTACTAATTTTTCAATCTTTTCATCTGATTGACCTGTGATTATTTCTTTTACCGTTAATTTATAAACATATACTCCCTTTCCTAATTTGTTTCCAAAATCATCCTTTCCATCCCAAGTAACCACTCTTGAAATCTCATCAAGATTAGGGTCAGAAGCATAAATTGTTTTTATTAATTTTCCTGATAAGGTATATATCTGAACCGTAATTTCTACAGGATCTCCTTGTCTATTATTTTTAAACCAAAATTCGGTATGATTGATAAATGGGTTAGGATAATTTAACACTCTACTTAACTTAAACCCCTTATCTTCTTGAGCATAGAAGCTTAACGTTTGAGTTGATGAATTATTGTATGTATCCCAAGCTTTAAATGTTATTGTATGATTTCCTGGGGTTAATTCTGGTAATTTATAAGTAACAATCCCTTTGGTAAAATCGTCTTTTTCTGTGGTATAAAACTCATTTAAAGAAATAGGATTTGCCAAATCACCATCAATTACAACAGTAATATTATGACCTATTGAGTTTAAAGAAGTATTTACTCCACTATCATCCTGAATTTTAGCAATTAACTTTGGTGATGTACTGGTATTTCCTCCATCTGTAAACGTTTCATCATCCATAAATAACTGAATCACAGGAGGAGTATCATCATCTGGAGCATCAACATCAATTCCTCCAACCTTAAAATCAAAATCACTCCCTATTCTTTCTGTTGATTCCGATTCAGCATAAAAACTAAACTTTGCATTTTCGGGTGACACACTAACATCTTTTGATAAAATAAAATCAAAAGAAAAATTTCCGTTGTTTACAGAAGCTTCTCCAACAAAAACTTTACTTTCTAACGATTTAAAGTTTACCACTGTTCCAGAACCTTCATTTAACAATGTTTTTCTATCAATTTCTTTATCAAATAAGGTTACAGACAATGTTCCGTTAAAATTTGACAACACACTTCCATTTTCCTTAATAGATCCCGTAACTTTTACTTTAGACAAAGCATTTAATTCTGTTATTTCTTGTAACGAAACATTTCCTGAAACTGGGTCTGTGGTATATTTTTCAATTTTACTAATTTCAACACCTTCTTTAGGTAAAGAAAGTTTCATAGCTGGATCACCAAAAAAGTAAACAAAAAACTCATTGCTTAATCCAACGTTATTTTTAACATCTTTAAGAGCCTCTGCTGCAGTTCTTGTTTGACCATCAAAAGCATATAAATAATCTGCCAAATATCTATTAATTGTATTTCCTGCAAAAATTGAGATTTCTCTAGTTGTAGTAATCATTGCTACAGCTCCTCCATAAGCCCCTTCTATTAATTCCTCTCCTCCTGATAAAATTATAGGATCATCAAACCTAGAAAAATCACAAGTTACTGTAATAAATAAAGGTTGATTATTTAGGTTTCTAAAACTTCTAATAGCTGGAATATCTAAATAAGTTTCTTGTCCTAATGCAAAATTATTTCCATGTCCAAAATAATTGATTACCAACGAACCAGTATTAAATGCTTCGTGAAATCTTTTTGTTACTTCTGGATATCTTCCACCTCCTGAAGTAATTTCTTCTTTAAAAGCATCAGTATAAAGTTTTGCTAAATTTAAATTTGGATTGTTAACCTCAATTTTTAATGCCGAATCTTCTAAATATCTAATCAAAGATTGATCTGATCCTTCTTGACCATCATCTCCTAAAAGGGTTATTTTATTTTTCCAACTTCCATTTGATTTAGATGAATAATAGTTTAATAATTTTGTAACATATTGATTTGCTTTTGTAATTGTTCCTACAGGAATTCTTCCTGTAACTATATCTAATTTACCTGTTACCTGTAATTCTCCATTATCTTGAGTATCATCTAATTCATCTAAATAACCATAATAATCATCAGAATTATAAGAACTTGTTAAACTATTACTAACTGTAGATAAATAAGCAGGTACAATTTGTGTGTCTTTATATATAATACCTTTATAATCAAAAGAAGCATCACCAAACAAACATAAATATTTTAATCTGGTATCTTCGGAACTACTATTGTCATATAAAAATTTGGCAAAATCTCTAATAGCTGTAATATCTGGAGCACCAGATCCAAACTCATTATAAATCTTTTCAATATCAATCACTTCTACCTTTATCTTTTCTGAATTTGTTTCAGAAATTGAGGTATTATTTCTATGGTAATCTCTTATTCTATTAGCCTCGTTAATAAATTCTTTTTTAGTAATAATGATGTATTGAATATCTTTTAAATCATGTAAATTTTGATTTGCCACATTAGCACCATTACTTAATTTTATAGGGGCATATGCATCAGAAATTTTTACTACTTGATACTTTTCTAACTCTCCATTTGTTAGTTCTTTAAACTTAAAACTACTAGTATTTATATCAGTATCAATTACTCTTTTAGGATTTGTATGATCTGTTACATTCCAAATAAAATCAATATCATTGTCATTACTTATTTGATATTCTAATACTTCTCCAGTTGTTTTAGAATTAAAATTTAAGAAACCAAATTGCTTACCTGTAGCTGTTAAATTTCTATCTGCTATTACTTCTAAGTAATCTAAATATGCTAATGCAGAAAGATCCCCGTTATTATTCCATTGAACATTTAGTACTATATTATCATTTACAGGGGTGAAACTACCTGTTCCTTTAACATCTCTAAATGCTAACTTACCTGATGAAGTAATACTAGAATTAAAAACATTAATATTATTATAGTTTACCGAATAAAAAGATGATGTACTTACTGACTTTGCACTAAAATTTCCTTTAACCAACACAGGTGTTGTATTAACTATATTTGGAAAATTAAATGTAAAACCTTGTTCATTATTAACTGTAAAATTTTCACCAAACCACTTTCTACCTACACGGATATAATTAAAAAGTTCTTTTTCATGTAATAAGTAATCTGTAAAAGTAGTTACATCAATGGTTTTAGAGTTATTAATAACCGCTTGATTTGATATTCTCTTTCCGTCTGTACCCGAATCTACATTGATAAAATAATATCCGTAATTAGAATAAATATTTTGTTTGTGACTAATTGAATTTCTATCACTTAGACTCCATGAAATAGGTCCTTGAGCATAAAACAAAACATAATCGTTTTCGTTAAAAACACCATCATTCTCACCAGCTACATAAATAGCATTTTCTGTTAAATCCTCTTTTCTTGGTTGACTAAGTAACTCTGGTAACATGGCTCCTCCATTACCAAAAACTCTAATTTTTCTAGGGTTTAATGATGATGTTTGAATACCAATGGAATTTAAAAAGTCTGCATCTATTTTAAACACCCCAGTTTTATCAATAGCAATTTTATACCAAGTACCTGTGTTTAATACAGAGCTTGTTACAACACTTGTTTGCCCTGTTTTAAAACTTTTTAAAGCTGTAGTACTTCTCTCTGCTATACCTAATCCATATGAAACGTTAAATGATTGAACTTGAAAAACCTCTCCATTAGAGTTTTTATACATTCCGTTGGCTTGAATACTATAATACTCAACACCTCTCTCTTTTACTATGGTTAATAAAGGATTAAAATTATTAGGCAACTTCTTTATATTCAAAACTCCTAAAGCATTTGATGCTATTTTAGTAGTAATAATATTAGAAAAATTAATATTGTTAAGATTTCCAGTTTTTTCTTTTTTCCATTGTTTTACATATAACGGAATAAATTCATTTTGAAGAAAAACATCAGTTCCTGTCCAAATATTATCGTTAATAGTAGGTTCATTTTGTTGTTTCCAATCAATAGAAAACGATAAATTTTCTTGACCAAACATCAAAAAAGTACCAAGAAAAAAAAAGATTAGATATTGTAGCTTCATTTTTAGCAAATTATTGTACGAATATAACAATTTACACGTTGTTAGCTATATGATATTTGTTGTTATAATTAAATTGTGTAATTAAGTATTATATGATATCTTGCGAATGATTTAACATGATAGAGACCGCTATTTATATGAAAAAAATAATAAAAACATCATTGATTTACAGTGGTGTAATTCTTATTATGACAAGTTGTTTTAATCAAAGACGTGACTTTGGTTCAGACAGATATTCCGAAAATATTGGATATGATTTTAGCAATCCCGAATACGGTGGCTTAACTAGATTATCAAATACAGTTAAACAAGAAACTCCTCCTGGAATGGTTTACGTTGAGGGAGGTGTGTTTACAATGGGACAAGTTGAACAAGATGTAATGGGAGGTGTTAATAATAAGCCTAAAAACATACATGTTCAAAGTTTTTATATCGATGATTCTGAAGTTTCTAACAAAGAATATCTAATATATTTAGATTGGTTAGCGAAAGTATTCCCTAAAAACAATCCTAAATACAAACATATTTATACTGCTGCATTGCCAGATACTACCGTATGGAGAAACCCTTTAGGTAACGATGGTAACTTGCCAAAAACATATTTAAGGCACAGAGCCTACGAAAATTACCCGGTAGTTGGTGTAAGTTGGCTACAAGCAAATGATTATTGTAAGTGGAGAACAGATAGAATTGCTGAAAAAAAATTAATGGAAGAAGGGATTCTAAAACCTTTATACAATAATGGAACTGTTTCTGTAGAAGGTAGAAACCATTTTGATATTGAAGTTTTTGAAGCCAACCCTAATCTTTTATTTGGAGGTGATAAATCTATTTACACAGATTACGTAACACAACCAGAAGAAGAATATGCAGGTAACGACTCTATAATTAATACAACTCCTGTTAACTCTAACAACAAACTAAATATAAACCAACAATCTCCTACTCCAGATTTTAGATTACCTACCGAAGTAGAATGGGAATATGCTGCAAAAGCAGATATAGAAAATCGTTATTATAATACCATTAGAGGTAGAAAAAAATATGCTTGGAGAGGGGAATCTACCAGAGATGAGCAAAACAAATACTACACTCAACATGCTAACTTTAAACAAAGTAATGGAGATTATAGCGGTATTGCAGGTTGGAGTTCTGATTATGGTGATATAACTACTCCTGTAAGAAGTTTTCCACCAAATGCATATGGATTATATGATATGGCAGGAAATGTAGCTGAATGGGTTTTTGATGTTTATAGACCTACTATCGATGCTGAATTAAATGATTTTAACTATTCTAGAGGAAATATCTATCGCAAACCAAAATTAGATGAAAATGGAAACGTAATTGTTGCTACTTTTAATGATATTGTTTACGATACACTTCCTAATGGAAAAGTTGTTCCTTCTGTTTTACCAGGACAAATTGTTAAGGAAAGAGTGACTGATAATGATTTATATTTAAATCCTAATTATCAAAAAGCTGACAATAGAGACTTTGCTAATGGTGATAGAATTTCAAGCAGAGATTATGCAGAAAATGATGAAAATAGAAAGAGAATGTATAATTCTCCTATTTTACTTCCTCCAACAATAAATGAGGAAACTGGTAAAGTTGAATATAGATATGATGACAAAACAAGAACAACATTAATCACTGATTACTCAAGAGTATACAAAGGAGGTTCTTGGAAAGACAGAGCTTATTTATTAGACCCAAGTCAACGTAGATATTTAGAAGAATATATGTCTACTAATTACATAGGTTTTAGATGTGTAGTAACCAAAGTGGGAGAAGGTAAAGAAAAAGACCGAAGATCTCCTTTTAATATATCTTATTAAAACATAATTTACTAAAAAAGGGTTTGCAATATGCAAACCCTTTTTTAATTCAGTTTATACTCAAAACCTTCTTTGTCCAAATAATCAAACAATTCAGAATTTACATTTAATTTGTAAGTTCTTGAAGGCATTTCAATATCTATTTTATCTTTATCCGAAATTAAATTAAAACCAACTGTTTGTTTTGCTCCATCCCCTGTATAACCAGATAGCAACATTTCTAATTGTTCAATTCGTTCTTTTCTAATTTCATGTAACCTAAGTTTAAATGTAATCTTTTTACACTTTTTATCCATTACATCAGACAGTAAAGAAAAATCAGAAAACTTAATTCTTGGTTCCCCTAAACTACCATCTTTTTGCATCCATCCTTTTTGAATAGTTCCAGTTAAATATAAAAATGAATTTGGAACTAATAAATGTTGAAAACGCATATAATCTTCACCAAACAATCTAAACTCGTGTGAATCGCTATAATCTTCAATTATAAATGATCCCCATCCATTTCCGTTTTTTGCAATTCTATGCTCTGCACTAGTTAAAATTCCAGCAAAAGAAAAGTTCTTCCCTACATGATTTTTTAAATCATCTTTAAACATACTCACCCCACAATTGGTGAATTTCATTTCATTTCTATAATCATCTAAAGGATGTGCAGAAATGTATATCCCAACCATTTCTTTTTCCTTAGATAACAATTCCATAGTCCCCCAAGTTTCACAAGGAGGTACCTGTGGTTCTGGTAATTGTACATCAGAAGCTTCTCCAAAAAGAGAAACTTGAGAAGAGTTCATACTTTCTTGATAAGCATGACCAAATTTCATTGCTTTTTCTAAAAAAGTCATTCCTTTTTCATCAGTAGCAAAAAACTGTGCTCTATG
Above is a genomic segment from Wenyingzhuangia fucanilytica containing:
- a CDS encoding translocation/assembly module TamB domain-containing protein, which encodes MLVICLQFGKTQLLITERIFKYLEDDFDVSFHVEAIQVNPFGEFEIHNFLIRDHHQDTLIYAEDTKGRLVDLHNLKNKILSFADVEVSNGGVNDIIYPGEDSGSLTIFSSKFGKSKKGTKPLVLNFNEVLTSNLGYALTKNNDYVVNFNQVSGHIKTLKIEGPNVEVLTDSLSFEDVYKIKYQKLATDFKYSLSEMRFDNTHILTNHSDLNLDVVFSYGPSDFSDFVKKVKLNGEVHHGEVSLEDIDKIYPHFNSYEKLDISSKVEGTLNNLRLTNTKMVSNDESLILEGDLFLTNSIEDRDDLRFRIAKGNVDIKTQVLKKIVPSPYSKSLPEDYVGIKNVNFNGDLEVSLEKLIVKGEAKTNIGNVKLDGFINQLNTPDKQLKVLISEGFAQEVKQLEGFRNINFTGEVKGNIGQKNLDVNASLNFKNLQYKKIKLSKSSIDFHIDKNSFTADFESKDTLLTFTIKINQNKTNKREEYNLDLEVTKAKIASLFPEGNHFQNNVTGVGKLKLINKPNEFTLDGLISDIYVETPKDSLNLSDMKVSLQSKGKDKNIFIESKDILSLEGEGAFNFEDLKVLAENALYKFIPGTQIRSEIANQTLVFKMQVYPTIVKVFTDQFWLDNNLTMSGVLDAKGDKGAIFAKIPSISSEDLKVDSLEITLDNSNQWINSNISIQKFKFKKQVYEDLSLLGKKVNDTLFVRSNFQSDKINNRAVFYLTTEDKAVSLGIESVYFKYLNSLWVNLEKKRNKIHYNYETGDWDFYEISFANGEQEFEFDGAVKKDHSKNLKLSLTKINLEEILPSIDSLNVGGIASGEVFFKEKNTLLKPNGSLKVEKLKINGVDYGNMVTSIEPNDKELGYNLNFNISNKATQNIDAHGEILVDENNFSDSKIDLKVSLNNLRLASLSPLGRNVLSTIRGKAKGEFTVSGSLNDFNSFGSIELKDAGLKFPYLNVDYNFVGDTKIDLQGKKFIFNKIALKDALYNTDGSLQGEINYDKYNNWNLDLKIDTSNLLVLNTAQAEDSKYYGTAFMRGFATIVGPTTDLAINVTGTTLPNTKFVLPISDIKQVENNRFIYYKESQTGDDTEVVNTGTIGGITVTLNLDITKDALGEVVIDQVSGSSLQGRTDGRLLIDIDKLFNIRMYGDLVVDEGLYNFRYGGFVNKPFTVKKGGTVSWNGDPYKAELNIEAIHHVKANPKVLLESLTVNRKIDVDLTTKVTGELFNSRQEFMISIPNASSTVSSELDFKLNIDENSKMRQFFSLLVTKNFYDENNINNTSSVITNTTSDIISNAVTEIFNKDEDKFHINFGYTSGETSSVEDLAIDDQIDIGVATEINDRVLINGKLGVPVGTKTQTAVVGEVKVEFLINKDGSLRSSVFNRQNEIQYSEEEQGYTQGIGLSYQIDFNNLTEMLQKIGLKEKKKEKPKEEEDFEITDDKMFYILPDLL
- the porV gene encoding type IX secretion system outer membrane channel protein PorV, encoding MKLKNHFTLLLAVLGLQAYAQNNTITTVAPFLNIVTDARAAGMGDVGVASTADGNAIYHNAAKMVFHKKEVTASVNYTPWLRNLTDDIYVGNISYQQRIDERSAFGGGIKYFNYGEVQITQDGNSASTTASPYELAIDGAYSLKLSNNYSMAVALRYVRSDLTISGTNLNDNEPTNAFAVDISGYYMSNEMAFNGFNGVARAGFNISNVGPKVTVLSGEGFLPTNLKLGGGFDFIVDDFNQLGVTLEFTKLLVPAVGGDDKNFLQGMFASFSDAPGGFKEELQEVTIGIGAEYLYNNAFAFRAGYFKENENKGNRNFFTLGAGFKASSFNVDLSYLASNAVVNNPLENTLRFSISFDLGDIYEY
- a CDS encoding 3-oxoacyl-ACP synthase III family protein, yielding MYKNVIITGTGSAIPNKVVKNNDFSNHVFLNEDGTLFEKENEEIIEKFQAITGIEERRYAEDKVNTSDLAYEASLKAIQNANINQEELDLIIVAHNFGDVKKGSIQGDMLPSLATRVKKKLGIQNPNCVAYDILFGCPGWVQAMIQANQAIKAGEAKKALVIGAETLSRVVDNSDRDSMIFADGAGATIIELKLEDKERGILSSAAQTYAIEEAGYLYSGATFNKDQDQDINYIKMLGRKIYEFALVNVPAAIKAAMDKRGLDIDDINQIFLHQANEKMDEAIVKRLYRLYRKPVKKHVMPMSIQKLGNNSVATVPILYDMVLNNELENHSIAKDDIVIFASVGAGMNINAITYKV
- the tsaD gene encoding tRNA (adenosine(37)-N6)-threonylcarbamoyltransferase complex transferase subunit TsaD — translated: MLDKTYILAIESSCDDTSASVICNEQILSNIVANQEVHAKYGGVVPELASRAHQQNILPVVEMALKQANITKEQLNAIAFTQGPGLMGSLLVGTSFAKSMALALEIPLIAINHMQAHILAHFIDDANEQKPTFPFLCLTISGGHTQIVKINDYFNMEILGETIDDAVGEAYDKTAKILGLPYPGGPLIDKYAQTGEAVYTFSKPKVKEHHFSFSGLKTGILYFIQKQVKENPNFIEENLENICASVQNTIAEILMDKIKKAVKETGIKQIAIAGGVSANSEIRKRLTNAQKHFGWTSYIPKFEYTTDNAAMIAVTAYQKYRLGLFDDQSITANPRLKVTS